The Synchiropus splendidus isolate RoL2022-P1 chromosome 1, RoL_Sspl_1.0, whole genome shotgun sequence genome includes a window with the following:
- the dhcr24 gene encoding delta(24)-sterol reductase, which yields MELLLSAAVLVGLFLLWIRVKGLDYVIVHQRWIFVCLFLLPLSVIFDVYYYVRAWIIFKMCSAPKLHDQRVRDVQRQVREWRKEGSKSHMCTGRPGWLTVSLRVGKYKKTHKNIMINMMDILGVDTQRQVVRVEPLANMGQVTALLNSIGWTLPVLPELDDLTVGGLVMGTGIESSSHIYGLFQHICVSYELVLADGSLVRCSEEENSDLFHAVPWSCGTLGFLVAAEIKIVPAKSWVKLRYEPVRGLENICKRFTEASQNKENTFVEGIQYSLDSAVIMTGTMEDHAEPEKINKIGLHFKPWFFRHVEGFLKTGCTGVEYIPLRHYYHRHTRSIFWELQDIIPFGNNPVFRWIFGWMVPPKISLLKLTQGETIRKLYEQHHVVQDMLVPMKNLQAAITRFHQDIEVYPLWLCPFILPPGRGMVHPKGQEAELYVDIGAYGEPKVKHFEARVSCRRLEKFVRDVHGFQMLYADVYMDRDEFWEMFDGELYHRLRKELCCHEAFPEVYDKICKSARH from the exons atggagctgctgctgtccGCTGCCGTTCTTGTGGGGTTGTTCCTGCTGTGGATCCGAGTCAAAGGTCTTGACTACGTGATCGTCCACCAGCGCTGGATCTTCGTCTGCCTCTTCCTGCTGCCCCTCTCCGTCATCTTTGATGTCTACTACTATGTCCGTGCGTGGATCATCTTCAAGATGTGCTCTGCTCCCAAGCTCCACGACCAGCGCGTGCGAGACGTCCAGAGACAG GTGAGAGAGTGGAGGAAGGAGGGGTCCAAGTCCCACATGTGCACAGGTCGCCCTGGCTGGCTGACTGTGTCACTACGAGTGGGCAAGTACAAGAAAACCCACAAGAACATCATGATCAACATGATGGACATTCTTGGGGTGGACACTCAGAGGCAG GTGGTGAGAGTGGAACCTCTGGCCAACATGGGTCAGGTGACTGCCCTTCTGAACTCTATTGGCTGGACTCTTCCGGTGCTCCCCGAGCTGGACGACCTCACTGTGG GCGGTCTGGTGATGGGAACAGGCATCGAGTCCTCCTCTCATATTTATGGGCTTTTCCAGCACATCTGCGTCTCCTATGAGCTGGTTCTGGCCGACGGCAGCTTAGTCCGCTGCTCCGAG GAAGAGAACTCGGACCTCTTCCATGCCGTGCCCTGGTCCTGTGGAACCCTGGGCTTCCTTGTGGCAGCCGAGATCAAGATCGTTCCGGCTAAGTCCTGGGTGAAGCTGCGGTACGAGCCTGTCAGAGGACTGGAGAACATCTGCAAACGCTTCACGGAAGCTTCACAAAACAAGGAGAACACATTTGTGGAAGGTATCCAGTATTCTCTTGACTCGGCGGTCATCATGACAGGAACCATGGAGGACCACGCTGAGCCAGAGAAG ATTAACAAGATTGGCCTACACTTCAAACCCTGGTTCTTCAGACATGTGGAAGGCTTCTTAAAAACTGGGTGCACTGGAGTGGAGTACATCCCGCTCCGACATTACTACCACAGACACACGCGCAGCATCTTCTGGGAGCTCCAG GACATCATTCCCTTTGGCAACAACCCAGTGTTCCGCTGGATTTTTGGCTGGATGGTTCCACCTAAGATATCGCTGTTGAAGCTGACCCAGGGAGAAACCATCAGGAAGCTGTACGAGCAGCATCACGTGGTCCAGGACATGCTGGTGCCCATGAAGAATCTGCAGGCTGCCATCACCAGATTTCACCAGGATATTGAG GTTTACCCGCTGTGGTTGTGTCCGTTCATATTGCCACCCGGCAGAGGCATGGTTCATCCTAAAGGTCAAGAAGCCGAGTTGTACGTAGATATCGGCGCTTATGGAGAACCTAAAGTCAAGCACTTTGAAGCGAGAGTGTCCTGTCGTCGCCTGGAGAAGTTTGTCCGAGATGTGCACGG GTTCCAGATGTTGTATGCAGATGTGTACATGGATCGTGATGAGTTCTGGGAGATGTTTGATGGGGAGCTGTATCACAGATTGAGGAAAGAACTGTGTTGTCACGAGGCCTTCCCAGAGGTCTACGACAAGATCTGTAAATCTGCTAGACACTGA